The following proteins are encoded in a genomic region of Clostridium kluyveri:
- a CDS encoding Hsp20/alpha crystallin family protein, whose amino-acid sequence MQINTNNLEQQGTNIQQLRFVPISSNVSCMGTTVNYGIGTHSGAGINAFSNNSQPMTGWAISPQVGYVNASQITNTTPCISASQFGQMGSGTFNGITYNTQIPMGRNLMIQPTVDISETSSDIMVSAYVSNSAINDLKLNVTDDSLTISGTLLNGSNQFVLNRTIPLSTSVRAEAVEATLQSGVVEIRLPKTEKFNRASHTLGKDTGNVMISK is encoded by the coding sequence ATGCAAATTAATACTAATAATTTAGAACAGCAGGGAACTAATATACAACAGTTGAGGTTTGTTCCAATATCTTCAAATGTTTCATGCATGGGTACTACTGTTAACTATGGAATTGGTACACATTCAGGAGCGGGGATAAATGCTTTTTCCAATAATTCTCAGCCTATGACTGGTTGGGCTATTAGCCCACAGGTGGGGTATGTCAATGCTTCTCAAATTACTAATACTACACCTTGCATTTCAGCATCTCAATTTGGTCAAATGGGAAGTGGAACTTTTAACGGCATAACTTATAACACTCAAATTCCTATGGGAAGAAACCTTATGATTCAGCCTACTGTAGATATTTCAGAAACATCCAGTGACATTATGGTATCTGCTTATGTATCGAATTCTGCAATAAATGATTTAAAACTTAATGTTACTGACGATTCATTAACAATATCAGGTACTTTATTAAATGGCTCCAATCAATTTGTATTAAACAGAACAATTCCACTTTCAACAAGTGTAAGGGCAGAAGCTGTGGAAGCTACGCTGCAAAGTGGAGTTGTTGAAATAAGATTGCCAAAGACGGAAAAATTTAATAGAGCATCCCATACATTAGGGAAAGATACTGGAAATGTAATGATAAGTAAATAA
- a CDS encoding SDH family Clp fold serine proteinase, which translates to MNETRYKLIKDISEERNSKVICYFCGDRQNVNIRVAPDIIPIFHKLLEHSGKTDKIDLFIFTKGGDVLTSLRLVELIYEYCSKFSVLVPYKAYSAGTLICLGASEIIMTKMGELSPVDPNITSVFNPEDANNMKLPINVEDVYSFFSIAKDVIGLKTDETLIKVFTNLTEHIHPLAVGSIFRSHALIRTVAKELLLMHMNYQDEYKINEIVNILTEKLQSHSYMITRREAKNIIKLPIENCSDELEKKLWSLYETYEKDFSFNIPFSPEETADSLGKFSVCSGIIETADMSYGYIFDGAIHNMGEGNINGYSNVNIVNQAWRRI; encoded by the coding sequence ATGAATGAAACTAGATATAAATTAATTAAAGATATATCAGAAGAACGTAATTCCAAAGTAATATGCTACTTCTGCGGTGACAGACAAAATGTCAACATAAGGGTAGCCCCGGATATTATTCCAATTTTTCACAAACTTCTTGAGCATTCAGGAAAAACAGATAAAATAGATCTTTTTATTTTTACTAAAGGAGGAGATGTACTGACATCTCTCCGTTTAGTTGAACTCATATACGAATACTGCAGCAAATTTTCAGTATTAGTGCCCTATAAAGCTTATAGTGCAGGTACTTTAATATGCCTTGGTGCCTCTGAAATAATCATGACTAAGATGGGGGAACTAAGTCCTGTAGATCCTAACATAACCAGCGTTTTTAATCCTGAAGATGCCAATAATATGAAGCTCCCTATTAATGTGGAGGATGTATATTCTTTCTTTTCTATTGCCAAAGATGTAATAGGTCTTAAAACTGATGAAACTTTAATTAAAGTCTTTACTAACTTAACAGAACATATTCATCCTTTAGCTGTTGGAAGTATATTCAGAAGTCATGCACTAATAAGAACTGTTGCAAAAGAACTGCTTCTTATGCATATGAATTATCAGGATGAATATAAGATAAATGAAATTGTAAATATTTTAACAGAAAAACTCCAATCGCACAGCTATATGATAACAAGGCGGGAAGCCAAAAACATAATTAAACTTCCTATAGAAAATTGTTCCGATGAGTTAGAAAAAAAATTATGGAGTCTTTATGAAACTTACGAAAAAGACTTTTCTTTTAATATTCCGTTCTCTCCTGAAGAAACAGCAGATTCCTTAGGTAAATTTTCTGTATGTTCAGGAATTATTGAAACAGCTGATATGAGTTATGGCTACATTTTTGACGGAGCAATTCATAACATGGGAGAGGGTAATATAAATGGATATTCAAATGTAAATATTGTAAATCAAGCTTGGAGGAGAATATAA
- a CDS encoding spore germination protein: MDNKEYNINHNIENIKNLLGEQTEVVVRNLLIGKNNCIEAAIIYLNGLINKDVIDRDILNPLMLHVKEDFAGKKDIEDYIQKRYIAASDSCIERDISNVINSVKRGKTVLIIQNCCNFIIINTAGGNYRAISEPENDLSLRGPREGFVENLETNISILRRRIKDRNLTTEKFTLGRRSQTDLVIMYIDDVVDKEFLKRMKDKISKIDVDFIPANSIIEQCIEEHPYSVLPQTSGSERPDVIEAGLMEGKIAFLLEGTPYVTTYPSIFIEFFQTAEDYYGRTLQAWFIRFVRIIAVFIVISVPGIYITLIKFNPELIPVEYIKSLIEARQGIVLTPFMSLLVMQLTIEFLREGGLRMPGKIGQTISVVGGIIIGDAAIQSKVISSPTLLVAGITTVASFVISNYQMSIGIRALTYPMLILANWLGVLGIVIGWFSILAYLCCLENFGVPYMVFQKSDMKDIFIRAPIWKMNRRPKAIPNNDSTRQSNFGNEKNV; encoded by the coding sequence ATGGATAATAAAGAATATAACATAAATCACAACATTGAAAATATAAAGAATTTATTAGGAGAACAAACTGAAGTGGTAGTAAGAAACTTACTTATAGGAAAAAACAATTGTATAGAAGCTGCCATTATTTATTTAAACGGTCTTATAAATAAAGATGTTATAGATAGAGATATATTAAATCCATTAATGTTACATGTGAAAGAAGACTTTGCAGGAAAAAAGGATATAGAAGACTATATACAAAAAAGATATATTGCTGCCAGTGATTCTTGCATTGAAAGAGATATAAGTAATGTTATAAACAGTGTTAAAAGGGGAAAAACTGTGCTAATAATTCAAAACTGCTGTAATTTTATCATAATAAATACTGCAGGAGGAAATTATAGAGCTATATCTGAACCGGAAAATGACCTTTCCTTAAGAGGGCCAAGAGAGGGTTTTGTGGAGAATTTAGAAACCAATATAAGTATATTACGGAGGAGAATAAAAGACAGAAATTTAACTACAGAGAAATTTACATTGGGAAGAAGATCTCAAACAGATTTAGTAATTATGTATATAGATGATGTAGTAGATAAAGAGTTCCTTAAAAGGATGAAAGATAAAATAAGTAAAATAGATGTAGACTTTATTCCAGCAAATAGTATCATTGAACAGTGTATAGAAGAACATCCTTATAGTGTTTTGCCTCAGACCAGTGGTTCTGAAAGACCTGATGTAATAGAAGCAGGCTTGATGGAAGGGAAAATAGCTTTTTTACTAGAGGGTACACCTTATGTTACAACTTATCCGTCCATATTTATAGAATTTTTTCAGACTGCAGAGGATTATTATGGAAGGACATTACAGGCATGGTTTATAAGATTTGTGAGAATTATAGCTGTATTTATAGTGATATCTGTTCCTGGAATATATATAACATTAATTAAATTTAATCCAGAACTTATTCCTGTTGAATATATTAAGTCTCTTATAGAAGCAAGGCAGGGTATAGTGTTAACTCCTTTTATGTCCTTGCTGGTTATGCAGTTAACTATAGAATTTTTGAGAGAGGGTGGACTGAGGATGCCGGGGAAAATAGGCCAGACAATCAGTGTAGTAGGAGGTATTATAATCGGAGATGCTGCAATTCAGTCAAAGGTTATAAGTTCACCTACTTTGCTTGTGGCGGGAATTACTACAGTGGCCTCTTTTGTAATATCTAATTATCAAATGTCTATTGGTATAAGAGCTTTGACGTATCCCATGCTTATATTGGCAAATTGGCTTGGAGTACTTGGCATAGTTATAGGATGGTTTTCTATATTGGCTTATCTTTGCTGCTTGGAGAATTTTGGAGTACCATACATGGTATTCCAAAAGAGTGACATGAAAGATATATTTATAAGGGCGCCCATATGGAAGATGAATAGAAGACCTAAAGCCATCCCAAATAATGATTCCACCAGACAAAGCAACTTTGGGAATGAGAAAAATGTATAA
- a CDS encoding DUF3231 family protein, whose amino-acid sequence MSNITQIPLVSSEITGIWNSYMAESLLVCKFQYFLNSVEDVEIKKLLQQTLELCNSRIKILSDIFTGEQLPIPDGFNEKDVNINAPRLFTDSFYVQYLSYVSKIGMQNYTSTLNEIARNDIRDYFSKCILDYVDLYNKSTELKLSKGIFIRTPHVEVPKSIQYVKSEQFMLNWFGKKRPLLTSEITHIFSMALGTIIRKTLFTAFAQVYKDKKISEYILRGKELASKQNDILNSLLEKEDIPVPSSSDMYITDSTVSPFSEKLIMNKILIMCSTKMGSIGIALSDAKRNDLQNIYIEFTEELIKYTKDILDMMISKKLYEQPPQAIDHKNLAGIK is encoded by the coding sequence ATGTCAAATATTACACAAATACCCTTAGTTTCATCGGAAATAACAGGAATCTGGAATTCCTACATGGCTGAGAGTTTATTGGTATGTAAATTTCAGTATTTTTTAAACTCAGTTGAAGATGTTGAAATAAAAAAACTTTTACAACAAACTTTAGAGCTATGTAACAGCCGTATCAAAATATTATCCGACATATTTACTGGAGAACAATTACCTATACCAGATGGTTTTAATGAAAAAGATGTCAATATAAATGCTCCACGCTTATTCACAGATAGTTTTTATGTACAGTATTTATCTTATGTATCAAAAATTGGTATGCAAAATTATACCTCAACTTTAAATGAAATAGCTCGTAATGACATTAGAGATTATTTTTCAAAATGTATTTTAGACTATGTTGATCTCTATAATAAATCTACAGAATTAAAATTATCAAAAGGCATTTTTATAAGAACACCTCATGTGGAAGTGCCTAAAAGTATTCAATATGTGAAAAGTGAGCAATTCATGTTAAACTGGTTTGGAAAAAAGAGACCCCTACTTACTAGTGAAATAACCCATATTTTTTCTATGGCTCTTGGAACTATAATAAGAAAAACTCTTTTTACAGCCTTTGCTCAAGTCTATAAAGACAAAAAAATTTCTGAGTATATATTAAGAGGGAAAGAATTAGCTTCTAAACAAAATGATATCTTAAATTCTTTATTAGAAAAAGAAGATATTCCTGTGCCATCTTCTTCTGATATGTATATAACTGATTCTACAGTTTCACCTTTTTCAGAAAAATTAATAATGAACAAAATATTGATAATGTGTTCCACCAAAATGGGCAGTATAGGAATAGCCCTATCAGATGCCAAGAGAAATGACTTACAAAATATTTACATTGAATTCACAGAGGAACTTATAAAATATACCAAAGATATTTTAGATATGATGATAAGTAAAAAACTATATGAACAACCACCTCAAGCAATAGATCACAAAAATTTAGCAGGAATTAAATAA
- a CDS encoding sulfite exporter TauE/SafE family protein: MENHLLLFLKDLFYLKYLPSLGNNASFSLIFLFGILTSIHCIGMCGGIVLTQCINKNETKTVGKELGKSTFLPITIYNIGRVISYTIIGGIVGGIGQVLTLSGVFKGIIPIIGGVFMIIMAINLLGIFPVLRHLNISMPKFVAKRIMGKNSSTSPLIVGLLTGLMPCGPLQMIQLYALSTRSAIYGAVSAFIFTLGTIPGIFAFGTFSAIINKKFSRYILKFSAALVIILGIVMIGRGLALTGVVFPSFLDSNNKTGGYEVSVVHGNIQTVTTSIGQDYFPPIQVAKGIKVRWTIKVDKSVYSDCNNAIQIPVYNIEKKFVVGNNIVEFMPDKEGEFIYTCWMGMIKSKIKVVSREELRQASNSSSLTRSIKQVANSSTQTSKNTSQKENSSKVSNIKDNTAGNSNNELSENNLKTGQSKSEDSNTVPAQVQTPAPAQTTTVTLTGFIQDEDCFVQYVDSDTGKAKQDPGNDTKDCLSMQACANSGYGITVLQSNGTYKFYYFDGKFAIGKGESFILGTGTQALAWELINKTNKQDHIAVTVTGTLNGDTRTNTNTAFPANVDGKYYPVITVSQLYEN, translated from the coding sequence ATGGAGAATCATCTACTGCTTTTTTTAAAAGATCTTTTTTATTTAAAGTATCTTCCATCACTTGGGAATAACGCCAGCTTCAGTTTGATTTTTTTATTTGGAATATTAACTTCAATTCACTGCATTGGCATGTGTGGGGGGATTGTTCTTACGCAATGTATAAATAAAAATGAAACTAAAACAGTTGGTAAAGAACTTGGTAAAAGTACATTTCTACCTATTACAATCTACAATATTGGCAGAGTGATATCCTATACTATTATTGGAGGTATAGTCGGCGGGATTGGACAGGTACTCACCCTATCAGGCGTTTTTAAAGGGATTATTCCAATCATAGGTGGAGTATTTATGATTATTATGGCTATAAATCTTCTTGGTATTTTTCCTGTATTAAGACACTTAAATATTTCAATGCCTAAATTTGTTGCAAAGAGAATTATGGGAAAAAATAGCAGTACAAGTCCTTTGATTGTAGGATTATTAACGGGTTTAATGCCCTGTGGACCTTTGCAGATGATACAACTTTATGCTCTTAGCACCAGAAGTGCCATCTATGGAGCAGTTTCTGCCTTTATATTTACATTAGGTACTATTCCAGGTATATTTGCATTTGGTACATTTAGTGCAATAATCAATAAGAAGTTTTCAAGATATATTTTAAAGTTCAGTGCTGCTTTAGTAATTATTCTTGGTATTGTAATGATTGGGAGAGGTCTTGCACTTACAGGTGTTGTATTTCCATCATTTTTAGATTCTAACAATAAGACAGGTGGCTATGAAGTCTCTGTTGTCCATGGAAATATACAGACAGTGACTACGAGTATTGGACAGGATTATTTTCCGCCAATTCAAGTTGCAAAAGGAATTAAAGTTAGATGGACTATAAAGGTTGATAAGTCGGTTTATTCTGATTGTAATAATGCAATACAAATACCTGTTTATAATATAGAAAAGAAATTTGTTGTAGGAAACAATATAGTAGAATTTATGCCAGATAAAGAAGGAGAGTTCATTTATACTTGCTGGATGGGCATGATTAAAAGCAAAATCAAAGTTGTATCAAGGGAAGAATTGAGACAAGCGTCTAATTCTAGTAGTTTAACTAGGTCAATAAAACAAGTGGCTAATTCAAGTACTCAAACTTCAAAAAATACATCACAAAAGGAGAATTCATCTAAAGTATCAAACATAAAGGATAATACTGCTGGCAATTCAAATAATGAGTTGTCGGAAAACAATTTAAAAACCGGCCAATCAAAATCAGAAGATTCTAATACTGTGCCAGCACAGGTACAAACACCAGCACCGGCACAAACTACAACGGTTACTTTAACAGGCTTTATTCAAGATGAAGATTGTTTTGTTCAGTACGTAGATTCAGATACTGGTAAAGCAAAACAAGATCCGGGTAATGACACAAAAGATTGTTTATCAATGCAGGCTTGTGCAAACAGTGGATATGGAATAACAGTACTTCAAAGTAATGGAACTTATAAATTCTATTACTTTGACGGAAAATTTGCGATTGGAAAGGGAGAAAGTTTTATACTAGGGACTGGTACCCAGGCGTTAGCATGGGAATTAATTAATAAGACAAATAAACAAGATCATATTGCTGTTACTGTTACAGGGACTTTAAATGGAGATACAAGAACCAATACAAATACTGCTTTTCCTGCCAATGTAGATGGAAAATATTATCCGGTTATAACTGTATCACAATTGTACGAGAATTAA
- a CDS encoding methyl-accepting chemotaxis protein, whose product MISMKSLSDLKALAEIEANLIPGGIVYGIIEGDTMTWVKKSDSLDINVFYVGLKLDKNSTSMLSIREKRILSQNIPRSVYGTRLHISSIPIIDEENNAIGAFSFAIPKVHSVLKAFPDFAPMLSEMFSEGVQLRIADLNKIISTQSSQKFDIPFLKEGVALDKNHIESKVIQSKKPESQEISTLEYGVPVRLSAYPLFDEDTNEIVGAFSVTTPKEIAVTLRNMSANLENSLTGISSTIQELAASASEIHANQQNLSTTINEITALLEEINKVSEFIKEIADETKMLGLNASIEAARAGEFGKGFGVVAAEIRRLSEQSKDTIPKITKLTDNIKERVDESNKKSQISLSASQEQAAATEEITASIEEIASSSEELNKIANTL is encoded by the coding sequence ATGATTTCCATGAAATCATTATCTGACCTAAAAGCCTTGGCCGAAATAGAAGCAAATTTAATACCTGGAGGTATTGTGTATGGAATTATAGAAGGAGATACAATGACCTGGGTAAAAAAATCTGATTCTCTTGATATTAATGTGTTTTATGTTGGACTTAAACTGGATAAAAATAGTACAAGCATGCTTTCTATCCGTGAAAAAAGAATTCTATCTCAGAATATACCCCGTTCTGTTTACGGCACTAGATTACACATATCCTCAATTCCAATTATTGATGAAGAAAATAATGCCATAGGCGCCTTTTCTTTTGCAATACCCAAAGTACACTCTGTACTAAAGGCATTTCCTGACTTTGCACCGATGTTATCTGAAATGTTTTCTGAAGGTGTTCAACTTAGAATAGCAGACTTAAATAAGATTATAAGTACTCAATCTTCCCAAAAATTTGATATACCTTTTTTAAAAGAAGGAGTTGCCCTTGATAAAAATCATATTGAAAGTAAAGTAATACAGTCTAAAAAACCTGAATCACAAGAAATAAGTACCTTAGAGTATGGAGTTCCTGTAAGATTATCAGCCTACCCCTTATTTGACGAAGATACCAATGAAATTGTAGGGGCCTTTAGTGTCACTACTCCAAAGGAAATTGCTGTAACCCTACGTAACATGTCTGCTAATCTGGAAAACAGCCTTACTGGAATATCATCTACCATTCAGGAATTAGCAGCTTCCGCTTCTGAAATACATGCTAACCAACAAAATCTTAGTACTACTATTAATGAAATAACTGCCTTATTAGAAGAAATTAATAAGGTATCTGAATTTATAAAGGAAATTGCAGATGAAACTAAAATGCTGGGTTTAAATGCTTCAATAGAAGCAGCAAGAGCAGGAGAATTTGGTAAGGGATTTGGAGTTGTAGCTGCAGAAATAAGAAGATTATCTGAACAATCTAAGGATACCATACCTAAGATTACAAAATTAACAGATAATATAAAAGAAAGAGTAGATGAATCAAATAAGAAAAGTCAAATTTCTTTATCTGCCAGTCAAGAACAAGCTGCTGCTACAGAAGAAATTACAGCCAGTATAGAGGAAATAGCCTCATCCTCTGAAGAATTAAATAAAATTGCAAATACTCTTTAA
- a CDS encoding iron-containing alcohol dehydrogenase, with product MENTHNFLCPSINLIGTGALKNLPNYLMPHKLSKALIVTDKNIISLGYVEMVEKILKHLFISYDIFDGILHPNSTISFIEDGLTYFKKSLNPLKRSYHFIISIGGGTCHDCAKGIAIVATNGGSIADYEGYKKMTKPCLPLIAINTTSGSASEISNFAILTDESRKLKIDIGDPKMMPIISVNDPTFMPSMPPDVTVSSGMDAATHAIESFISTEAFPATDALAIDALRLVFTYIKRARDNGNDLEAREQMMYANIMAGLAFNNAGLGLVHAMTHQIGGFYQQIHGICNTVLLPHVIEFNSPSIPEERILTLCSAMGENALNRHEALCKIKNKIQTLSKELDVPINLKDLGVKEEDLEFLSNNAVKDIAIFTNPRQATAEDVFNIFKIAM from the coding sequence TTGGAAAATACTCATAATTTTTTATGTCCATCAATTAATCTTATTGGTACAGGTGCACTAAAAAATTTACCAAACTATTTAATGCCACATAAACTAAGTAAGGCTCTAATCGTTACGGATAAAAACATAATAAGTCTTGGTTACGTGGAAATGGTTGAAAAGATATTGAAACATTTATTTATTTCTTATGACATATTTGATGGTATATTACATCCCAATTCTACAATTTCATTTATAGAAGACGGTTTAACATATTTCAAAAAAAGTTTGAATCCATTAAAGAGAAGTTACCACTTTATCATATCCATAGGTGGCGGTACTTGTCATGATTGTGCCAAAGGTATAGCAATAGTGGCAACTAACGGAGGATCAATAGCAGATTATGAGGGATATAAAAAAATGACAAAACCCTGTCTGCCACTCATAGCAATTAATACTACTTCTGGCTCTGCATCGGAAATATCAAACTTTGCAATTTTAACGGATGAAAGCAGAAAGTTAAAGATAGATATAGGTGATCCTAAAATGATGCCTATAATATCTGTAAACGATCCTACTTTTATGCCCTCTATGCCTCCTGATGTAACTGTTAGTTCAGGAATGGATGCGGCTACCCATGCCATAGAATCCTTTATTTCTACTGAAGCCTTTCCTGCCACAGATGCCTTAGCCATAGATGCTTTAAGACTAGTATTCACCTATATAAAAAGAGCTCGCGATAACGGAAATGATTTAGAGGCCAGAGAACAGATGATGTATGCCAATATAATGGCAGGACTGGCATTTAACAATGCAGGGTTAGGGCTTGTTCATGCCATGACTCATCAAATAGGTGGTTTTTATCAACAAATTCATGGAATATGTAATACAGTACTTTTACCCCATGTAATTGAATTTAATTCTCCCTCCATACCTGAGGAAAGGATTCTTACGCTGTGCAGCGCTATGGGAGAAAACGCATTAAATCGACATGAAGCTCTCTGCAAGATTAAGAATAAAATTCAAACTTTATCTAAAGAGCTGGATGTTCCCATAAATTTAAAAGATTTAGGAGTAAAAGAAGAAGATTTAGAATTTCTTTCAAATAATGCAGTAAAAGATATAGCTATATTTACAAATCCTAGGCAGGCAACTGCAGAAGATGTATTTAATATTTTTAAAATTGCTATGTGA
- a CDS encoding GerAB/ArcD/ProY family transporter — protein sequence MIPPDKATLGMRKMYKSKDVFLTPSQFTFTLKSAMVGIEIMYIPNSIIKFARQDSWISCILGAVYPLYILLIANYLCKRSYNEDILVLSKKCFGNILGSILNFIFISYFLFMLTSEFSGYIQVFKVYATGFLQNYQMLFTTLIPVTYIVYNGIKPLGRLNEVGFYLTITLLVIPIGILAYGTFLNLMPVFDNSIGNILKGSIQTVFPFSGMEVILFIYPFLKDKKNLLKCGLKAIVIVTFIYTWTVSATIYYLGIEISPKYLWPVLTLADSVHIPIVNSFRFVFIALWSLVQFKCMATYYFSISYSLNQSIKKISPQTFTLLLYPLIIIITSLYGNPTTRKIYTDRITNVYAAFNIIYISTIAILIHFKKDKEVEKA from the coding sequence ATGATTCCACCAGACAAAGCAACTTTGGGAATGAGAAAAATGTATAAGTCAAAAGATGTATTCTTAACCCCCAGTCAATTTACATTTACATTAAAATCAGCTATGGTAGGCATTGAAATTATGTATATACCTAATAGTATTATAAAATTTGCAAGACAAGACAGTTGGATCAGTTGTATATTGGGAGCAGTATATCCTTTGTATATATTGCTCATAGCAAACTATTTATGTAAAAGATCTTATAATGAGGATATATTAGTATTAAGCAAAAAATGCTTTGGAAATATTTTAGGCAGTATTTTAAATTTTATTTTTATATCTTACTTTTTATTCATGCTTACATCAGAGTTTTCAGGATACATTCAGGTATTTAAAGTATATGCTACCGGATTTTTGCAGAACTATCAGATGCTATTTACTACATTGATTCCTGTAACCTATATTGTTTATAACGGCATAAAACCATTAGGTAGGTTAAATGAGGTGGGTTTTTACTTAACCATAACTTTGCTTGTTATTCCCATAGGGATATTAGCTTATGGAACTTTTTTAAACTTAATGCCTGTATTTGATAATAGTATAGGTAATATATTAAAAGGATCTATACAGACAGTTTTTCCTTTTTCAGGTATGGAAGTTATACTGTTTATTTATCCTTTTTTAAAAGATAAGAAGAATTTGTTGAAATGTGGTTTAAAAGCAATTGTTATTGTAACATTTATTTATACATGGACAGTTTCTGCAACTATTTACTATTTAGGTATTGAAATTTCCCCTAAATACTTATGGCCTGTTCTGACATTGGCTGACAGTGTACATATTCCCATTGTAAATAGCTTTAGATTTGTATTTATAGCCCTGTGGTCTTTAGTACAATTTAAATGTATGGCTACTTATTATTTTTCAATTTCTTATAGTTTAAATCAATCTATAAAAAAGATATCCCCTCAGACATTTACACTGCTGTTATATCCTTTAATAATTATTATAACTAGTTTATATGGAAATCCTACAACAAGAAAAATTTACACAGATAGAATAACCAATGTATATGCAGCATTTAATATTATATATATTTCTACAATAGCAATTTTAATTCATTTTAAAAAGGATAAGGAAGTAGAAAAAGCTTAA